Within Epilithonimonas zeae, the genomic segment ATTGTTTGCATTGCTGGTAGTTCCGGTGATATTTTCAAAATACCTGGATAATATGTGGATGATAACGGTTGTAATTGCATTTGCAACAGCTGCACATCAGGGTTGGGGCGCGAATCTGATGACAACAGTTGGCGATAAATTACCTAATAATTATGTGAGTTCGGTCATTGGTTTTGGCGGAATGCTGGGGTCAGCTGCCGGAATTCTTTTTCCACTTTTCATCGGAATTGTTTTGGATACATTCAAAAAAGCGGGAAATATCAATGGTGGTTACAATATCATATTTTTCATAGCTGGTGTTTCTTACATTGCAGCTTGGGGAATTATTTGGTTGATTAATAGAAATACGACCGTCAATTCTGTCTCAGAAAAGAAAATTTAAAAAAATGAACTTCAAGTTTTCCATATTAACCTTCTGTCTTTTCCTAAGCGGATTTTCCTTTGCTCAAAAAGGAGGAAAGAACAAGCTTTGGTACGACAAACCCGCCAAACAGTGGGTAGAAGCGTTACCGGTTGGAAACGGAAGATTAGCATCGATGGTTTTTGGCGGCCCTTCTCAGGAAAAACTTCAGCTGAACGAAGGTACTTTTTGGTCGGGCGGACCTTCCCGGAATGATAATCCTGATGGATCAAAAGTGTTGGATTCTATCCGGTATTATTTATTTAACGGAAATTACAAAAGAGCTCAGATTCTTGCGGATAAAGGATTGACAGCGAAAAGCCTTCACGGTTCGGCCTATCAGAATATTGGTGATTTTACGCTTGATTTTAGTAATGTTAATGATGTTAAAAATTATTACAGGGAATTAGACATCGAAAAAGCAATCACAACTACGACATTTATTTCCAGCGGAATTAATTTCAAAAGGGAAGTGTTCGCTTCAATTCCTGATAATGTTATTGTAATTAAATTAAGTTCGGACAAAAAAAATGCACTGAATTTCACAACCAATTTCAACAGCGAACTTAAGAAAAACATCGTAGCCATTGATTCTAAAACCTTGCAAATGGACGGATTGTCTTCAACTTTGGATGGAATTCAGGGTCAGGTTAAATTCAATGCCATCGCAAAAATTATCAACAAAGGTGGAAAAACGGCAGTTTTGAGTAATGGAATTTCGGTAAGCAATGCTGATGAAGTACTGATTCTAATTTCCATAGCGACCAATTTCACAGATTACAAAACTTTAAACACAGACGAAGTTTCAAAAAGTAAAAAATATATTTCCGAAGCAGAAAAGAAAAATTTCAAAACCTTATTCCAAAATCATCAGAATGCTTATCAGACGTATTTCAAAAGAGTCGATTTCGACTTAGGAACTTCCGAAGCAGCAAAACAACCAACCGACATTCGGATTAAAAATTTCGCAACCCATTACGACCCGGAATTGATTTCGTTATATTATCAGTTTGGTCGCTATCTCCTGATTTCGTCCTCACAGCCGGGCGGTCAGCCAGCCAATCTCCAGGGAATCTGGAACAATTCCAACAAACCCGCCTGGGACAGCAAATACACCATCAACATCAACACGGAAATGAATTACTGGCCTGCCGAAAAGACCAATCTTTCCGAGATGCACGAACCGCTGATTCGGATGGTAAAAGACTTAAACGAATCCGGAAAAGAAACGGCAAAAACGATGTACAAAAGCCGCGGTTGGGTCGCACATCACAATACGGATATCTGGAGAATCACAGGCGTTGTAGATTTTGCCAACGCAGGAATGTGGCCGATGGGCGGAGCCTGGCTTTCCCAGCATCTTTGGGAAAAATATTTGTACAATGGCGATAAAAATTATCTTCAATCCATTTATCCAATTCTAAAATCCGCTGCTCAATTCTATGAAGATTTTCTGATAGAAGAACCGACGCATCATTGGCTTGTTGTGAGTCCTTCAATGTCTCCCGAGAATATTCCGGACGGACATCAGGGAAGTGCTTTGGCAGCAGGAAATACGATGGATAATCAGCTGATGTTTGACCTTTTTACGAAGACAAAAAAAGCGGCAGAAATTCTTAATATAGACTCAGATAAAATCCCGGTTTGGAACAATATCATTTCAAAATTACCACCGATGAAAATCGGAAGGTATGGTCAATTGCAGGAATGGGCAGAAGACTGGGACAATCCGAAAGATAATCACAGGCACGTTTCGCATCTCTACGGATTGTTTCCATCCAACCAAATCAATCCTTTTACGACACCTGAATTGTTGGATGCCTCCAAAACCGTTTTACTTCATCGTGGCGACGTTTCCACAGGCTGGAGTATGGGCTGGAAAGTCAATCTCTGGGCAAAATTATTAGACGGAAATCACGCCAATAAATTAATCAAAGACCAATTAACGCTGGTAGAAAAAGACGGCTGGGGCAGCAAAGGCGGAACTTATCCGAATCTTTTCGACGCACATCCGCCGTTCCAGATAGATGGAAATTTTGGTTGCACTTCAGGAATTACCGAAATGCTTTTGCAAACTCAAAATGGTTTCATCGACATTCTTCCCGCACTTCCAGACGAGTGGAAAAACGGAAAAATTGCAGGCCTGAAAACCTACGGCGGTTTTGAAGTCAACATTGTTTGGGAAAATAATAAAGCGAAGGAAATCACTATAAAATCAAATTTAGGCGGAAACTGCAGAATAAGAATTCCGAACGAAATGGAATTAAAAGGAAATGTAAAATTGAAAAAAGCAGAAGGCAATAACCCGAATCCTTTTTTTGAAACCCCTGAAATTAAGCAACCAATGATTTCCAGTGAAGCTAAATTAAATCCTATAGAAATAAAAAAATCGGTAATGTACGATTTCCCGACTGAAGCAGGAAAAACATACAAACTGAAAATGAAAAGCTGATTAATAGGAACGGGCTTTAGCCCGTTTAACAAATGAATCAAACAATTGGCTTTAGCCAAAATTTAAATGTGAATCAAAGTCCCGAGGGGACGATTTAAACGAGAATAGGATGAAATCCTATAAAATGAACCCGGAGGGTTTAATAACAATAGCCACAGGTGAAACCTGTGGGACAATGTGAAAATAAACCACGAACCCTGAAAGGGTTCAACAAAAAATTAAATAAAAAATTATATATGAAAAAGATAACAATGAAATCCAATTTCCTAAAAAACAAGACCAGCATTTTTGCAGCAGCAGCTCTACTTTCTGTAAGCAATATTTCTGCCCAGACATTTACCGATTTTCAATATAAAGGAAACGACAAAATATACAACGACAATCCTTTGAAATCAGACGAATTCTATTCCCCGATTCTTCAGGGCTGTTATCCCGACCCGAGTATCACCAAAAAAGGCGAAGATTATTACTTGGTTAATTCTTCTTTCTCAATGTTTCCAGGAGTTCCGATTTTCACTTCTAAAGATTTGGTAAATTGGAAACAGGTTGGGCACGTTCTCGACAGGCCTTCCCAGTTGAAAGTTGAAAAAGGCGGCGTTTCTCAGGGAATTTACGCGCCGGATATCAAATACAACAAGTACAATGATACCTTTTATATGATTACTACCCAAATCGCGGGCGGAGTCGGCAATATGGTCGTAAAAACCAAAGATCCGGCAAAAGGCTGGAGCGAAGTCCAGAAACTGAATTTCGACGGAATCGATCCTGCCATTTTCTTTGATGATGACGGAAAAGCTTACATCGTTCACAACGACGCTCCACCAAAAGGAACCGAGCAGTATCAAGGTCACCGCGTCATCAAAATGTGGGACTACGATTTGGAAAAAGACCAGGTGGTTGCAGGTTCAGACAGAATTATTGTAAACGGTGGCGTTGACCTTTCTCAAAAGCCAATTTGGATTGAAGGCCCGCATTTGTACAAGTATAAAGGAAAATATTACCTGATGTGTGCGGAAGGCGGAACCGGAGGCAACCACAGCGAAGTTATTTTTATGGCAGATTCTCCGAAAGGACCATTTGTTCCCGCTAAAAACAACCCAATTCTCACCCAAAGATATTTTCCGAGAGACAGAAAGGAAAAAGTAGATTGGGCAGGTCACGCCGATTTGGTGGAAGGCCCGAACGGACAATGGTACGGCGTATTTTTAGCCATTCGTCCCAACGAAAAAGGACGTGTAAATCACGGTAGAGAAACCTTCATTCTTCCGGTGGATTGGAGCGGAACTTATCCTGTGTTTCAAAATGGCTTGGTTCCGATGAAGCCGAAATTGAAAATGCCGCAAGGTGTTCAGAACCAAACCGGACAAAACGGATTCTTCCCGAACGGAAATTTCACGTATAATGATAAACTGACCGATAAAAACCTCGATTTCCGTTGGATTGCAATGCGTGGGCCGCGTGAAAACTTCATTACGACTACAAAAACGGGTGTTAAAGTGAACCCGATGGAGACAAATATCAAAGCGTTGGCTCCGATTTCATCTTTGTTCCACAGATTGCAGCACGAAGATTTTGAAACTTCCGTAACGTTGGATTATAAACCGAAATCTGAAAAAGAATTGGCTGGAATTACACTCTACCAAAGCGAAACATTCAATTACGTTTTTGGAATTACCAAAAAAGACAAAGATTTCTACATTGTTTTGGAAAGAACCGAAAAAGGAAGTTCAAAACTCATTGCCAGCGAGAAAATTTCATTAGGTAAGACTATCAGATTCCAG encodes:
- a CDS encoding glycosyl hydrolase family 95 catalytic domain-containing protein — protein: MNFKFSILTFCLFLSGFSFAQKGGKNKLWYDKPAKQWVEALPVGNGRLASMVFGGPSQEKLQLNEGTFWSGGPSRNDNPDGSKVLDSIRYYLFNGNYKRAQILADKGLTAKSLHGSAYQNIGDFTLDFSNVNDVKNYYRELDIEKAITTTTFISSGINFKREVFASIPDNVIVIKLSSDKKNALNFTTNFNSELKKNIVAIDSKTLQMDGLSSTLDGIQGQVKFNAIAKIINKGGKTAVLSNGISVSNADEVLILISIATNFTDYKTLNTDEVSKSKKYISEAEKKNFKTLFQNHQNAYQTYFKRVDFDLGTSEAAKQPTDIRIKNFATHYDPELISLYYQFGRYLLISSSQPGGQPANLQGIWNNSNKPAWDSKYTININTEMNYWPAEKTNLSEMHEPLIRMVKDLNESGKETAKTMYKSRGWVAHHNTDIWRITGVVDFANAGMWPMGGAWLSQHLWEKYLYNGDKNYLQSIYPILKSAAQFYEDFLIEEPTHHWLVVSPSMSPENIPDGHQGSALAAGNTMDNQLMFDLFTKTKKAAEILNIDSDKIPVWNNIISKLPPMKIGRYGQLQEWAEDWDNPKDNHRHVSHLYGLFPSNQINPFTTPELLDASKTVLLHRGDVSTGWSMGWKVNLWAKLLDGNHANKLIKDQLTLVEKDGWGSKGGTYPNLFDAHPPFQIDGNFGCTSGITEMLLQTQNGFIDILPALPDEWKNGKIAGLKTYGGFEVNIVWENNKAKEITIKSNLGGNCRIRIPNEMELKGNVKLKKAEGNNPNPFFETPEIKQPMISSEAKLNPIEIKKSVMYDFPTEAGKTYKLKMKS
- a CDS encoding glycoside hydrolase family 43 protein, translated to MKKITMKSNFLKNKTSIFAAAALLSVSNISAQTFTDFQYKGNDKIYNDNPLKSDEFYSPILQGCYPDPSITKKGEDYYLVNSSFSMFPGVPIFTSKDLVNWKQVGHVLDRPSQLKVEKGGVSQGIYAPDIKYNKYNDTFYMITTQIAGGVGNMVVKTKDPAKGWSEVQKLNFDGIDPAIFFDDDGKAYIVHNDAPPKGTEQYQGHRVIKMWDYDLEKDQVVAGSDRIIVNGGVDLSQKPIWIEGPHLYKYKGKYYLMCAEGGTGGNHSEVIFMADSPKGPFVPAKNNPILTQRYFPRDRKEKVDWAGHADLVEGPNGQWYGVFLAIRPNEKGRVNHGRETFILPVDWSGTYPVFQNGLVPMKPKLKMPQGVQNQTGQNGFFPNGNFTYNDKLTDKNLDFRWIAMRGPRENFITTTKTGVKVNPMETNIKALAPISSLFHRLQHEDFETSVTLDYKPKSEKELAGITLYQSETFNYVFGITKKDKDFYIVLERTEKGSSKLIASEKISLGKTIRFQAVGEKDNISFNYSVDGKNFKNLGGPVSGDILSTDVAGGFTGSLIGLYSTSSNDIVPK